From one Trifolium pratense cultivar HEN17-A07 linkage group LG1, ARS_RC_1.1, whole genome shotgun sequence genomic stretch:
- the LOC123902369 gene encoding uncharacterized protein LOC123902369 — protein sequence MATASAATPSTITVVGSSVIAYKSRYTKNVNNVKLIKGFNTFSGLKAQNNPVSSLGVPVSSEQAFVKVMCSLKYPSMVGRRSRGGASSARCNAAGEIFQIAAIINGLTLVGVAVGFVLLRIEAAVEEAE from the coding sequence ATGGCCACAGCCTCAGCAGCAACACCATCTACAATCACTGTTGTAGGAAGCTCAGTTATTGCTTACAAATCAAGGTATACTAAGAATGTTAACAATGTGAAATTGATCAAAGGATTCAACACTTTCAGTGGTTTGAAAGCTCAAAACAACCCTGTTTCTTCACTAGGAGTTCCTGTTTCAAGTGAACAAGCTTTTGTAAAAGTTATGTGTTCATTGAAATATCCATCAATGGTAGGAAGAAGAAGTAGAGGTGGTGCTTCTTCGGCAAGATGTAATGCTGCAGGTGAGATTTTTCAGATTGCAGCTATTATTAATGGTCTTACTCTTGTTGGTGTTGCTGTTGGATTTGTTCTTCTTCGAATTGAAGCTGCTGTTGAAGAAGCTGAGTAA
- the LOC123902939 gene encoding FAD-linked sulfhydryl oxidase ERV1-like yields the protein MSENPVQALFHNFEQVANFVQHHVSNFIGNLQSSGPSGRGSVNASIKVPFAKTTSSVQPIDAVLKGKSSSPVTKEELGRSTWTFLHTLAAQYPDNPTRQQKKDVKELVQILSRMYPCMECADHFKEVLRSNPVQVGSHAEFSQWLCHVHNVVNRSIGKPVFPCERVDARWGKLECEQKACEIIGSTSIFGKI from the exons ATGTCTGAGAATCCAGTACAGGCCTTATTTCATAACTTCGAGCAAGTCGCAAATTTTGTTCAACATCATGTATCTAATTTTATAGGCAATCTCCAATCATCAGGACCATCTGGTAGAGGCTCCGTCAATGCCTCCATCAAAGTTCCATTTGCAAAAACTACATCTTCTGTACAACCTATTGATGCTGTTCTCAAG GGTAAATCATCTTCCCCAGTGACTAAAGAAGAGCTTGGAAGGTCAACATGGACCTTTCTTCACACTCTTGCTGCTCAG TATCCAGATAATCCGACAAGACAACAGAAGAAGGATGTTAAAGAACTG GTACAGATCTTGTCTCGAATGTACCCTTGCATGGAATGTGCAGATCACTTTAAAGAAGTTCTTAG ATCAAATCCTGTTCAGGTTGGGTCACATGCTGAATTTTCGCAGTGGCTATGTCATGTGCATAATGTTGTCAATAGAAG CATTGGCAAACCAGTGTTCCCCTGTGAACGAGTTGATGCAAGGTGGGGAAAACTGGAGTGTGAGCAGAAAGCGTGCGAAATTATTGGAAGCACATCAATTTTTGGGAAGATATAg
- the LOC123892761 gene encoding WRKY transcription factor SUSIBA2-like: MEQDDDNNKKSIAERRGFNNNVAKINTRISHFSATTSLVSPAPQSARFTIPPGISPTALLESPIMLPNSMVMPSPTTGSFAMLPPLTDERSMLTSVTHEQRKLDVPTASFKFKSQANLDPNSLSPYYDSLNQVSSNCHMMTQGHRDIQMVFQDQQVLDFSFSEDFSNDYSASDESTLPENSINDDDIGQKPDLEDEHKEMTHATGAKTLEDGYNWRKYGQKQVKGSDYPRSYYKCTQANCQVKKKVERSHDGHITEIIYTGNHNHVKPHSSRRGSPPSNDEKSEIVETNETYDRADADSDGKHNMEWKLDGQERMSLPFTVTGLSNPTKRVRSLGMSESDNALEHSSAHANHDGDKDGATQAVLPPRGDTEEDESESKRRKHESYPVQTMVPSRAIREPRVVVQVESEVDILDDGYRWRKYGQKVVKGNPNPRSYYKCTTSGCTVRKHVERAAHNMKYVITTYEGKHNHDVPIARNNNYISANDAALPSRGANVHASGIPRSETHQTLAPHFDRKPDSTNEFLRSNLMGSFSDMNFGPSSISQLKYSSLNSILPFGAYGTNPEHGVAPQAGPIASIFPDFPMPLPMNLPSSGNFSLPGINFNYAQPMNSVQSYLSGQLVMDIDAGYLRPKQELKDESLYATCAPSLDHASASFTPPPPSQSTYQSAMQNFSS; the protein is encoded by the exons ATGGAACAAGACgatgacaacaacaaaaaaagcaTTGCTGAGAGAAGGGGTTTCAATAACAATGTTGCAAAGATCAACACAAGAATTTCTCATTTTAGTGCAACAACCTCTTTGGTTTCTCCTGCACCTCAATCAGCACGTTTCACAATACCACCTGGAATTAGTCCAACTGCTTTGCTTGAATCCCCAATCATGCTCCCTAATTCTATG GTCATGCCATCTCCCACCACTGGGAGTTTTGCCATGCTTCCACCTTTAACTGATGAAAGATCAATGCTCACTTCTGTCACACATGAACAAAGGAAATTGGATGTGCCTACTGCCTCTTTCAAATTCAAGTCTCAAGCCAACTTGGATCCTAATTCTTTGTCTCCATATTATGATTCTCTTAATCAG GTTTCTAGTAATTGCCATATGATGACTCAAGGACATAGAGACATCCAAATGGTTTTTCAGGATCAACAAGTGTTAGATTTTTCATTCTCAGAAGATTTTTCAAATGACTATTCAG CTAGCGACGAAAGCACTTTGCCTGAAAATTCTATCAACGACGATGATATTGGACAAAAACCTGATTTAGAGGATGAGCATAAAGAGATGACTCATGCAACAGGAGCAAAAACCTTAGAGGATGGTTATAATTGGAGAAAGTATGGACAAAAACAGGTCAAAGGAAGTGATTATCCAAGAAGCTACTATAAATGTACTCAGGCTAATTGTCAAGTCAAGAAAAAGGTGGAAAGATCGCACGACGGCCATATAACAGAAATTATTTATACTGGTAATCATAATCATGTAAAACCACATTCTAGTCGGCGAGGATCACCACCTTCAAATGATGAGAAATCAGAAATTGTTGAAACCAATGAAACATATGATAGAGCTGATGCTGATTCAGATGGAAAACACAATATGGAGTGGAAACTTGATGGTCAAGAAAGGATGTCTCTGCCTTTTACTGTGACCGGGCTTTCGAATCCTACAAAGAGAGTTAGATCTCTTGGTATGTCAGAATCGGACAACGCTCTAGAGCATTCTTCCGCGCATGCTAATCATGATGGTGATAAAGATGGAGCTACTCAAGCAGTTTTACCACCTCGAGGTGATACTGAAGAAGATGAATCAGAATCAAAGAGAAG GAAGCACGAGAGCTATCCAGTTCAAACAATGGTACCATCGAGGGCTATTCGTGAGCCACGAGTGGTAGTGCAAGTTGAGAGTGAAGTGGACATACTCGATGATGGTTACCGCTGGCGAAAGTATGGACAAAAGGTTGTCAAAGGAAATCCAAACCCAAG GAGTTACTACAAATGCACAACTTCTGGATGTACTGTAAGGAAACATGTGGAAAGGGCTGCACACAATATGAAATATGTCATTACTACTTATGAAGGAAAACATAATCATGATGTTCCAATTGCAAGAAACAACAATTATATAAGCGCAAACGATGCTGCTTTGCCTTCCCGTGGTGCTAATGTGCATGCCTCCGGTATCCCAAGGTCTGAAACTCATCAAACTCTTGCACCTCATTTTGATCGAAAACCAGATTCTACCAACGAGTTTCTGAGATCGAATTTAATGGGAAGTTTTAGTGACATGAATTTTGGACCTTCTTCCATATCCCAACTGAAGTATTCTTCATTGAATAGTATCTTACCATTTGGAGCCTATGGAACAAATCCTGAGCACGGAGTTGCGCCTCAAGCCGGACCTATTGCCTCAATTTTCCCTGACTTTCCGATGCCGCTACCAATGAATCTCCCCTCATCTGGAAATTTTTCTCTACCTGGAATTAATTTCAACTATGCACAACCAATGAATTCTGTCCAGTCTTACCTTTCAGGTCAACTTGTGATGGACATTGATGCAGGGTATCTAAGGCCTAAACAGGAGCTAAAGGATGAATCTTTATATGCTACATGTGCACCATCTCTTGATCATGCAAGTGCCTCATTCactccaccaccaccatcacaaTCCACTTATCAAAGTGCCATGCAAAATTTCTCTTCATAA